Genomic window (Streptomyces cadmiisoli):
CCAACCAACCGATCGTGCTCCTGCGCGAAGTGGGAGGCGACCGCTACCTCCCCATCTGGATCGGGCCGGGGGAGGCGACGGCCATCGCCTTCGCCCAGCAGGGCATGGCGCCCGCGCGACCGCTGACGCACGACCTGTTCAAGGACGTGCTGGAGGCCGTCGGCCAGGAACTCACCGAAGTGCGCATCACGGATCTGCGTGAGGGCGTCTTCTACGCCGAGCTGGTCTTCGCCAGCGGCGTCGAGGTGAGCGCCCGCCCGTCCGACGCCATAGCGCTGGCCTTGCGCACCGGGACGCCGATCTACGGCAGTGACGGGGTGCTCGACGACGCCGGGATCGCGATTCCGGACGAGCAGGAGGACGAGGTGGAGAAGTTCCGCGAGTTCCTCGACCAGATCTCGCCCGAGGACTTCGGCACCAGCAGCCAGTGACCTCGTCGCCTTGGCCCCCGGGGCTGCGAACACCGGGTCGAGAGCCGTCCGTGTGCGGCTCGCGACCGTTCACAGAGGGGCAATTGCCGGCGGCCGGTGAGAGCGTCCTGCGACTCCTTGTCAGCGCATTCGGCTAGCCTTTCCCCGCGGTTGGGCGCGGGAAACCACTCGTAGGGTGATTATCACTCGGCGTGCCGAGTGTGGCGATCGTTGACGCACCCTTGGTGACTGCCTACCGTCGAGAAGGCAGGTCAAGG
Coding sequences:
- a CDS encoding bifunctional nuclease family protein, which produces MNELDVVGVRVEMPSNQPIVLLREVGGDRYLPIWIGPGEATAIAFAQQGMAPARPLTHDLFKDVLEAVGQELTEVRITDLREGVFYAELVFASGVEVSARPSDAIALALRTGTPIYGSDGVLDDAGIAIPDEQEDEVEKFREFLDQISPEDFGTSSQ